The Sylvia atricapilla isolate bSylAtr1 chromosome 3, bSylAtr1.pri, whole genome shotgun sequence genome has a window encoding:
- the FAM162B gene encoding protein FAM162B: MPPPEDRSPPGVGGRPASPRLASPLRSSPPDADGRVRGAGPGGAGVAPAAAERPAEAEGPAAAEGPGILAILAILAMLPARLRPGRLLSAAPLHLPAPRGAAANGDPARSPGTPRAEQAHRVVASYKPSNFDKKILIWTGRFKTEEEIPLRIPPEMLDKARNKARVKACYIMIGLSIIACFAVIASAKKAAARHESLTSLNLAKKAKWRREAELEAEAKTK; the protein is encoded by the exons ATGCCCCCTCCGGAGGACCGATCCCCGCCGGGTGTCGGCGGCCGTCCCGCCTCGCCTCGTCTCGCCTCGCCTCTCCGCTCCTCTCCTCCGGACGCTGATGGAAGGGTtcgcggggcggggccgggcggggccggagTCGCTCCGGCTGCGGCGGAGCGTCCGGCCGAGGCAGAGGGTCCCGCTGCGGCAGAGGGTCCCGGCATCCTCGCCATCCTCGCCATCCTGGCCATGCTGCCGGCGCGCCTCCGCCCGGGGCGGCTGCTGTCCGCCGCGCCGCTCCATCTGCCCGCTCCGCGGGGAGCCGCGGCCAACGGGGATCCCGCCCGGAGCCCGGGCACCCCCCGCG CTGAGCAAGCTCACCGGGTGGTTGCAAGTTACAAACCTTCgaattttgacaaaaaaatccttatcTGGACTGGACGTTTCAAGACAGAAGAAGAGATTCCTCTGAGGATCCC GCCAGAGATGCTAGACAAGGCAAGAAACAAAGCTCGAGTGAAAGCCTGTTACATCATGATTGGGCTCTCAATTATTGCCTGTTTTGCAGTGATTGCTTCAGCTAAGAAG GCAGCTGCACGTCACGAGTCCTTAACGAGCTTAAACTTGGCAAAGAAGGCCAAGTGGCggagggaggctgagctggaggcagaggcGAAGACAAAGTAA